The following proteins come from a genomic window of Edaphobacter sp. 4G125:
- a CDS encoding GNAT family N-acetyltransferase has protein sequence MTELVPITSLLVEDYKTVRLRALQDTPLAFGSTYARESQMADEEWLIRVTRLTNGRDIGFLARSNGSYAGLALCLADESDPEKGQVVSMWVAPEARRLGVGRQLIEKIAVWAADKGIKTLLLMVTSVNDSAVEFYRSIGFVMTGKTEPYPNDPKIMEYEMAREIGR, from the coding sequence ATGACGGAGCTTGTTCCCATCACCTCATTGCTGGTTGAGGATTACAAGACTGTGCGCCTACGGGCCCTGCAGGATACGCCGTTAGCTTTTGGAAGTACCTATGCTCGCGAATCTCAGATGGCAGACGAAGAGTGGCTGATTCGTGTAACGCGCCTTACCAACGGGCGCGATATCGGCTTCCTTGCCCGTTCTAATGGCAGCTACGCGGGGCTTGCCCTCTGCCTTGCCGATGAAAGCGATCCAGAGAAGGGCCAGGTTGTCTCTATGTGGGTCGCCCCGGAGGCACGCAGACTTGGTGTTGGACGCCAACTGATCGAGAAGATTGCAGTATGGGCCGCTGACAAGGGCATCAAGACACTACTGCTCATGGTGACCAGCGTGAATGACTCCGCTGTCGAGTTCTACCGAAGCATTGGATTTGTAATGACAGGGAAGACAGAGCCGTACCCCAATGATCCGAAGATCATGGAG